One segment of Panicum virgatum strain AP13 chromosome 3K, P.virgatum_v5, whole genome shotgun sequence DNA contains the following:
- the LOC120696542 gene encoding probable WRKY transcription factor 41, with protein sequence MDYCCATDREHAVEVVAQVYERIKIQQPLLILHCPPSTTTQLTQSLLSEALRALNVALSVMKQQQQQSSSAPAAPISIKAEPPSHGGAAPDPEAKTTSAARRGKRRRTRMEAAAAGKTSSSWAGLTTVPYEDGYEWRKYGEKKINGTSFTRSYFRCTYKDDTGCLATKHVQQKDSISDPPVFKVTYNNKHTCNKYCTSATNKSSDRQIINPHPLNAAVMMNNVVVKQEPPAVLVLPPLVEVEASSSALAFHHQTPPPPLIPIGGMQQQQPCGTDYHTPSTTSSSCISGDSSCNGYYHSTGGDMMMAAEEASPGQDFLPDLELFLLCDSFKDY encoded by the exons ATGGATTATTGTTGTGCGACGGATCGTGAGCAcgcggtggaggtggtggcgcaGGTGTACGAGCGCATCAAGATCCAGCAGCCCCTCCTTATCCTCCACTGCCCGCCGTCGACCACCACCCAGCTGACCCAGAGCCTCCTCAGCGAGGCGCTGCGAGCACTCAACGTCGCCCTCTCCGTcatgaagcagcagcagcagcaatcttCTTCTGCTCCAGCCGCACCAATAAGCATCAAAGCTGAGCCGCCCAGCCATGGCGGAGCAGCTCCCGATCCGGAAGCAAAAACAACGAGCGCGGCCAGAAGAGGCAAGAGAAGAAG AACAAGAATGgaagccgcagccgcaggaAAAACAAGCTCATCATGGGCAGGCTTGACCACCGTGCCTTACGAGGACGGCTACGAGTGGAGGAAATACGGCGAGAAGAAGATCAACGGCACCAGCTTCACAAGGAGCTACTTCAGGTGCACCTACAAGGATGACACTGGCTGCCTCGCCACAAAGCACGTCCAGCAGAAGGACAGCATCAGCGACCCTCCCGTGTTCAAGGTCACCTACAACAACAAGCACACCTGCAACAAATACTGCACATCAGCCACCAACAAGAGCAGCGACAGACAGATCATCAATCCTCATCCTCTAAATGCTGCCGTGATGATGAATAATGTCGTCGTCAAGCAAGAACCACCGGCGGTGCTGGTGCTGCCTCCTCTTGTCGAGGTCGAGGCTTCCTCTTCCGCCCTTGCTTTCCATCAtcaaacgccgccgccgccattaatTCCTATCGGCGgtatgcagcagcagcagccctgcGGTACAGATTATCATACGCCATCGACCACAAGCAGTTCATGCATCTCCGGCGACTCCTCCTGCAATGGATATTATCATTCCACAGGAGGAGACATGATGATGGCAGCAGAGGAAGCATCACCTGGACAAGACTTTCTCCCCGATCTCGAGCTTTTCCTCCTGTGCGACAGCTTCAAGGACTATTAG
- the LOC120696543 gene encoding probable chalcone--flavonone isomerase 3 has product MHIYMLRSHSFCCCLASPLSSFLRALHWQLNNHRQAPTLSISAIHHQFLPSLSKSPQSKMGSETETVTVEGIPFPAEITFTAGNPALSLVANGITDIEIHFLQIKYNAIGIYLHNSDVLLDHLHGWKGKSADELLGDDAFFQALVAAPVEKLFRVVVIKEIKGSQYGVQLESSVRDRLVAADKYDEEEEAAVEKITDFFQAKYFKPGYVITFHFPATSAAGAAEISFATEGKDEAKMKVENENVARMIQKWYLGGDPAVSPTTVRSLADRFAALLSAAA; this is encoded by the exons ATGCATATATACATGCTCAGATCACACTCTTTTTGTTGCTGCCTAGCTAGCCCGCTATCTTCTTTCCTGCGAGCATTGCATTGGCAATTGAACAACCACCGGCAGGCTCCAACCCTTTCTATCTCCGCCATCCATCATCAGTTTCTCCCATCCCTGTCAAAGTCACCACAAAGCAAAA TGGGCTCGGAGACAGAGACGGTCACCGTGGAAGGCATCCCGTTCCCGGCGGAGATCACATTCACCGCCGGCAACCCTGCTCTGTCCCTCGTAGCTAACGGCATCACGGACATCGAGATCCACTTCCTGCAGATCAAGTACAACGCCATCGGCATCTACCTCCACAACAGCGACGTCCTGCTCGACCACCTGCACGGCTGGAAGGGCAAGTCGGCCGACGAGCTGCTCGGAGACGACGCCTTCTTCCAGGCCCTCGTCGCGGCTCCCGTGGAGAAGCTGTTCCGGGTCGTCGTCATCAAGGAGATCAAGGGCTCGCAGTACGGCGTGCAGCTCGAGAGCTCCGTGCGCGACCGCCTCGTTGCCGCCGACAAgtacgacgaggaggaggaggcggcggtcgaGAAGATCACCGACTTCTTCCAGGCCAAGTACTTCAAGCCTGGCTACGTCATCACCTTCCACTTCCCGGCCACTTCAGCAGCTGGGGCTGCGGAGATATCGTTCGCGACGGAGGGCAAGGACGAGGCCAAGATGAAGGTTGAGAACGAGAACGTGGCCAGGATGATCCAGAAGTGGTACCTCGGCGGCGACCCCGCGGTGTCTCCGACCACCGTCCGGAGCCTGGCAGATCGTTTCGCGGCGCTgctttccgccgccgcctga
- the LOC120700306 gene encoding vacuolar-sorting receptor 1-like: MGFQYTGAMLRLLVWVAFLLGCCHGRFLVEKNGLKVTAPDDLKGTYECAIGNFGVPQYGGTMVGFVAYPKANRKTCKSFDDFDISYKAKPGAFPTFLLVDRGDCYFTKKACNAQNAGAAAILVADDKDEPLITMDTLEESGRADYLENITIPSALITKSFGDRLKKAIDNGDMINVNLDWREALPHPDERVEYEFWTNSNDECGPKCDSQIDFVKSFKGAVQVLEKKGYTQFTPHYITWYCPKAFILSKQCKSQCINHGRYCAPDPEQDFSKGYDGKDVVVQNLRQNCVFKVVKEHKKPWLWWDYVTDFAIRCPMKEKKYTKECADGVIKSLGLDHKAIDKCIGDPDADEENPILKAEQDAQIGKDSRGDVTILPTLVINNRQYRGKLVKGAVLKALCAGFRETTEPAVCLSEDIQTNECLENNGGCWQDKAANIIACKDTFRGRVCECPVVKGVKFVGAGYTHCEAFGSGRCEINNGGCWKDTRDGRTNSACTDDGCKCPDGFKGDGKHKCEDIDECKERTACQCKECKCKNTWGSYECGCIGGLLYIKEHDTCCCEPLGGSSPQQFFYHLRLVGWCPGDRDLCDDSGSDGGSGNLRCSDLC; encoded by the exons ATGGGGTTCCAATACACCGGCGCGATGCTGCGGTTGCTGGTGTGGGTAGCGTTCCTGCTGGGCTGCTGCCATGGGAGGTTTTTGGTGGAGAAGAACGGCCTCAAGGTGACAGCGCCGGATGACCTCAAGGGCACCTACGAGTGCGCCATTGGCAACTTCGGCGTCCCCCAGTATGGCGGCACCATGGTCGGCTTCGTCGCCTACCCCAAGGCAAACAGGAAGACCTGCAAGAGCTTCGACGATTTTGACATCTCCTACAAGGCCAAGCCAGGGGCGTTCCCCACTTTCTTGCTCGTAGACAGGGGAG ATTGCTACTTCACAAAGAAGGCATGTAATGCACAGAATGCGGGAGCAGCAGCAATCCTTGTCGCTGACGACAAGGATGAACCTCTAATTACAATGGACACCCTTGAGGAAAGTGGGAGGGCAGATTATTTGGAGAACATCACTATCCCTTCAGCACTAATAACCAAGAGCTTTGGGGATAGGCTCAAGAAGGCAATTGATAATGGTGATATGATCAATGTGAatttggattggagggaggcTCTGCCCCATCCTGATGAGCGTGTTGAGTATGAATTTTGGACCAACAGTAATGATGAATGTGGCCCAAAATGCGACAGTCAGATTGATTTTGTCAAGAGCTTCAAAGGGGCAGTGCAGGTACTTGAGAAGAAAGGCTACACACAGTTCACTCCTCATTATATAACCTGGTATTGCCCAAAGGCCTTCATTCTGAGCAAGCAGTGTAAATCCCAGTGCATCAATCATGGTAGATACTGTGCACCTGATCCAGAACAGGATTTTAGCAAAGGATATGATGGGAAAGATGTGGTGGTCCAGAATTTGCGCCAAAATTGTGTGTTTAAGGTTGTTAAGGAGCACAAGAAGCCTTGGTTATGGTGGGACTATGTTACTGATTTTGCGATTCGGTGCCCAATGAAGGAAAAGAAGTACACGAAGGAGTGTGCTGATGGAGTTATCAAGTCACTTG GCCTTGATCATAAAGCAATAGATAAATGTATTGGTGATCCAGACGCTGATGAAGAAAATCCTATTCTGAAAGCCGAACAAGATGCACAG ATTGGCAAGGACTCTCGTGGTGATGTTACCATCTTACCAACTCTTGTAATTAACAATAGACAATACAGAG GGAAGCTTGTCAAAGGAGCAGTTCTTAAAGCACTTTGTGCTGGTTTTCGGGAAACTACTGAGCCAGCTGTTTGCTTGAGTGAAG ATATACAAACAAATGAGTGCCTAGAGAACAATGGTGGCTGTTGGCAAGATAAGGCTGCTAACATCATTGCATGCAAG GATACTTTCCGTGGAAGAGTTTGTGAGTGTCCAGTTGTGAAAGGAGTAAAATTTGTTGGTGCTGGCTATACTCATTGTGAAG CATTCGGTTCTGGGCGATGTGAAATTAACAATGGAGGGTGTTGGAAAGACACCAGGGATGGGCGGACAAACTCTGCCTGCACT GATGATGGCTGTAAATGCCCAGATGGGTTCAAGGGTGATGGTAAACACAAGTGTGAAG ACATTGATGAATGCAAGGAAAGGACTGCATGTCAGTGCAAAGAATGCAAATGCAAGAACACATGGGGAAGCTATGAGTGCGGCTGCATTGGAGGATTGCTTTACATAAAGGAGCATGATACATGCTGTTGTGAGCctttgggg ggctcctcgccccagCAGTTCTTCTACCATCTCCGTCTCGTCGGCTGGTGCCCAGGCGACCGGGACCTCTGCGACGACAGCGGGAGCGACGGCGGGAGCGGGAACCTCAGGTGCAGCGACCTCTGCTAG